In one Sphingomonas sp. AP4-R1 genomic region, the following are encoded:
- a CDS encoding CoA transferase subunit A yields MKKVFPDAGTALDELLFDGMTIAAGGFGLCGIPELLITAIKQAGTKNLTFASNNCGVDDFGLGLLLQTRQIRKMISSYVGENGEFMRQYLSGELELEFAPQGTLAERMRAGGAGIPAFFTPTGVGTLVAEGKEERTIKDRRYILEEGIVADLSIVKAWKADETGNLVFRKTARNFNVPAATCGQVCVAEVEEIVPVGSLDPDLIHLPGVYVHRIITGPHEKRIEQRTVRSLEDAS; encoded by the coding sequence ATGAAAAAAGTGTTCCCTGACGCTGGGACGGCGCTGGATGAACTGTTGTTTGACGGGATGACGATCGCTGCCGGCGGTTTTGGGCTGTGCGGTATTCCCGAGTTGCTCATTACCGCGATCAAGCAGGCGGGAACGAAGAATCTGACCTTCGCGTCGAACAATTGCGGCGTCGATGATTTCGGACTGGGCCTTTTGCTGCAGACCCGCCAGATTCGGAAAATGATCTCCTCCTACGTGGGCGAGAATGGCGAGTTCATGCGGCAGTATCTGTCCGGCGAGCTTGAACTGGAGTTCGCTCCCCAGGGAACCTTGGCCGAGCGCATGCGGGCAGGGGGAGCCGGGATTCCGGCTTTTTTCACGCCAACCGGTGTCGGTACGCTCGTTGCTGAGGGGAAGGAAGAGCGCACGATCAAGGACCGTCGCTACATACTGGAAGAAGGGATCGTTGCTGATCTTTCGATCGTCAAGGCTTGGAAAGCAGACGAAACCGGCAATCTGGTTTTCCGTAAAACCGCCCGTAACTTCAATGTACCGGCTGCTACCTGCGGACAAGTCTGCGTCGCCGAAGTCGAGGAGATTGTCCCTGTCGGCAGCCTTGATCCCGACCTCATCCATCTGCCTGGCGTGTATGTCCATCGCATCATAACCGGCCCGCATGAAAAGCGGA